Below is a genomic region from Halomicroarcula saliterrae.
GGATGACGAGCGTTGGGGCATCGACTCGCTCAATATCGGGGCGACCGTCGTACCCCCAGAAGGCCTCGGTGACAGTCGTCCACGCTGAGCGACGGTGAGGAAGTGGGTTCGATTGCAGGAAGTCTTCGACAACGGCACGTGACGTTCCTTCGTGGAAGCCTACGCTGTAGGCTAACTGCCGTATGAGCGCGTCATTCGCGGGAATCTTGTAGAGTTGGAGTGCGAGAAACAGTCGTAAGAGCGGTTTCTCCCACGTGGGTGTTAGGTCGTGGTCACCCCCAGCATGTAAAATGAGCCCGGCCGTTGGGTTGCGCTTCGCGTACTCGATTGTGAGGGCGGTACCATAACTGTGGCCGTGGACGATAGGGCACTCGATGTCGAGTTCATCGAGGATATTCGCGAGATCGGAAACATGTCCCGAAAGGGTCTGCTCTTGGCGTGTGGTCGATTGTCCGTTACCGGCGAGCGCGTACGTGACTAGTTTGTGACTCCCTTTAAAAGCGTCAAGCTGTGGGTACGGGTTCCAAAGTGACCCGAGACCACCGTGGACAAATACGATTGCTGGGTCTGGACCAGGAAGATGCAGTGTCTCCAGTGTGACTGA
It encodes:
- a CDS encoding alpha/beta fold hydrolase translates to MSSSDFPLGYVKFDDVRELLPESTPIQVSESVTLETLHLPGPDPAIVFVHGGLGSLWNPYPQLDAFKGSHKLVTYALAGNGQSTTRQEQTLSGHVSDLANILDELDIECPIVHGHSYGTALTIEYAKRNPTAGLILHAGGDHDLTPTWEKPLLRLFLALQLYKIPANDALIRQLAYSVGFHEGTSRAVVEDFLQSNPLPHRRSAWTTVTEAFWGYDGRPDIERVDAPTLVIHGPADGIVPIEVARGTARRIPESVFCRLQRTGHVAMIERPNAYNSLLEALIKTVRKDRDLEMTVRESVDENGSEVSEVR